In Chrysoperla carnea chromosome 2, inChrCarn1.1, whole genome shotgun sequence, the following proteins share a genomic window:
- the LOC123292214 gene encoding zinc finger Ran-binding domain-containing protein 2-like isoform X2: MSDVETDGLPSSNSNGSFKTNDGDWICTDAQCANINFARRKTCNRCNKDRGEIPKKKKLGQEIGKAAAEKSKGLFSADDWQCNKCGNVNWARRQQCNMCNAPKFGEVEERTGLGGGYNDRGVVEYKQREDSDDEYDEFGRRKKRRRKMEDDRSSDSSSVRSTDGRKEDKQRTTGSATTTETDLEDDDEDEEEEDDDEDGDLSKYDLSDWGDAAPAPAPAPAPISKTSDISTRSRSVSRSRSRSRSPINRLRR; this comes from the exons aTGTCTGATGTAGAGACGGATGGACTTCCATCGTCCAATTCGAACGGTAGTTTTAAGACAAACGATGGAGATTGGATCTGTACGGACGCACA atgcgctaatataaattttgctCGTCGTAAAACATGTAATCGTTGTAATAAAGATCGTGGTGAAAtcccaaaaaagaaaaaacttggTCAAGAAATCGGTAAAGCTGCCGCAGAGAAGAGTAAAGGTTTATTTAGTGCTGACGATTGGCAATGTAACAA ATGTGGCAACGTGAATTGGGCACGACGTCAACAATGCAACATGTGTAATGCACCAAAGTTTGGTGAAGTTGAAGAACGTACTGGTCTGGGAGGTGGATACAACGATCGTGGTGTGGTCGAATACAAACAACGGGAGGACTCTGATGACGAATATGATGAGTTTGGACGTAGAAAAAAACGTAGACGAAAGATGGAAGACGATCGATCTAGTGATAGTAGTAGTGTACGATCTACGGATGGGAGGAAAGAAGATAAGCAGAGAACAACAGGCAGCGCCACCACGACTGAAACTGATTTGG AAGATGACGATGAAGATGAAGAAGAGGAAGATGACGATGAAGATGGTGATTTATCAAAGTATGATTTAAGTGATTGGGGAGATGCAGCCCCAGCCCCAGCACCAGCACCAGCACCAATCTCCAAAACTAGTGACATATCAACAAGAAGTAGATCTGTATCACGTTCTAGATCCAGATCACGATCACCTATTAATCGTTTAAG acGGTGA
- the LOC123294077 gene encoding uncharacterized protein LOC123294077, which translates to MGRPFTTRERELIIKYIVRHREYQRLTSANLWKEMNIQLNLNRTWESLRGHYKHVLAHNLEAFEFLTPEQIQSFKYKRYIAPTPRAVPKPLSSTAVSSSRTSDERIKQIQQKREVIEATVCLRCKQNKLVAINENEGNCIKCNLKHEITFEANEKEIKEIQIK; encoded by the exons ATGggaag aCCTTTCACCACCAGAGAACGTGAATTGATAATCAAATATATCGTAAGACATAGAGAATATCAACGATTAACATCCGCCAATTTATGGAAAGAAATGAACATTCAATTA aatttaaatCGAACATGGGAGTCGTTAAGAGGGCACTACAAACATGTTTTAGCCCATAATTTGGAAGCATTTGAATTTTTAACGCCTGAACAAATACAAAGTTTTAA atataaaagaTATATAGCTCCCACTCCACGAGCAGTTCCGAAGCCATTATCATCAACTGCCGTTTCGTCATCAAGAACTTCAGATGAAAG aataaaacagATACAACAGAAGAGGGAAGTAATTGAAGCTACAGTTTGTTTGAGATGTAAACAAAATAAGTTGGTTGCTATCAATGAAAATGAAGGCAACTGTATCAAATGTAATCTCAAACATGAGATTACATTTGAAGCGAATGAAAAGGAGATTaaagaaattcaaattaaatag
- the LOC123292214 gene encoding zinc finger Ran-binding domain-containing protein 2-like isoform X1, producing MSDVETDGLPSSNSNGSFKTNDGDWICTDAQCANINFARRKTCNRCNKDRGEIPKKKKLGQEIGKAAAEKSKGLFSADDWQCNKCGNVNWARRQQCNMCNAPKFGEVEERTGLGGGYNDRGVVEYKQREDSDDEYDEFGRRKKRRRKMEDDRSSDSSSVRSTDGRKEDKQRTTGSATTTETDLDAKIISKKTQDHNDLQKVVEEHDLHTHQDEDEPEVAEAAQDDDEDEEEEDDDEDGDLSKYDLSDWGDAAPAPAPAPAPISKTSDISTRSRSVSRSRSRSRSPINRLRR from the exons aTGTCTGATGTAGAGACGGATGGACTTCCATCGTCCAATTCGAACGGTAGTTTTAAGACAAACGATGGAGATTGGATCTGTACGGACGCACA atgcgctaatataaattttgctCGTCGTAAAACATGTAATCGTTGTAATAAAGATCGTGGTGAAAtcccaaaaaagaaaaaacttggTCAAGAAATCGGTAAAGCTGCCGCAGAGAAGAGTAAAGGTTTATTTAGTGCTGACGATTGGCAATGTAACAA ATGTGGCAACGTGAATTGGGCACGACGTCAACAATGCAACATGTGTAATGCACCAAAGTTTGGTGAAGTTGAAGAACGTACTGGTCTGGGAGGTGGATACAACGATCGTGGTGTGGTCGAATACAAACAACGGGAGGACTCTGATGACGAATATGATGAGTTTGGACGTAGAAAAAAACGTAGACGAAAGATGGAAGACGATCGATCTAGTGATAGTAGTAGTGTACGATCTACGGATGGGAGGAAAGAAGATAAGCAGAGAACAACAGGCAGCGCCACCACGACTGAAACTGATTTGGAtgccaaaataatttcaaagaaaacacaagatcaCAATGACCTTCAAAAAGTAGTCGAAGAGCATGATCTACACACGCACCAG GACGAAGACGAACCTGAAGTAGCTGAAGCTGCACAAGATGACGATGAAGATGAAGAAGAGGAAGATGACGATGAAGATGGTGATTTATCAAAGTATGATTTAAGTGATTGGGGAGATGCAGCCCCAGCCCCAGCACCAGCACCAGCACCAATCTCCAAAACTAGTGACATATCAACAAGAAGTAGATCTGTATCACGTTCTAGATCCAGATCACGATCACCTATTAATCGTTTAAG acGGTGA